A region from the Ctenopharyngodon idella isolate HZGC_01 chromosome 13, HZGC01, whole genome shotgun sequence genome encodes:
- the sgpl1 gene encoding sphingosine-1-phosphate lyase 1, translated as MDYRSALEVYKEMVLLYIEEARRFVNSQCAGLEPWQIIATTLLSTLGAVWLKGFLFQQDSLTSRAKKQFFKIIRKIPFVGATIQNQLNKALDDMSVSLCTLKEGMSYTKLLPAQGLTQKQLLDKIREYETLSEVDWAKGKVSGAVYWGDEKLTDLLVKVYGDFAWSNPLHPDLFPGVRKMEAEVVRMACALFNGGPDSCGTVTSGGTESILMACKAYRDMAHERGIKHPEIIAPVSVHAAFDKAAHYFGMKLIHIPLDKKTMKVDVKAMRRAISRNTAMLVCSAPQFPHGIIDPVGEVAKLAVKYSIPFHVDACLGGFLIVFMEKAGFKLDPFDFRVKGVTSISADTHKYGYAPKGSSVVLYSDRKYRHYQYFVAPDWQGGIYASPSMAGSRPGGIIAACWATMMHMGENGYIEATKKVIETARKIKAGIREVDGVFVFGDPEVSVVALGSSVFDIFRLSNALTSKGWNLNTLQFPSSIHICVTMLHTKPGVAEQFVSDVKREVAIIMKNPKEKTTGMGAIYGMAQSIPDRSMVTEVSQGFLDCLYSTEVPKIQNKHHKNHKNHMNGNSKVH; from the exons ATGGACTACAGG AGTGCCTTGGAGGTGTATAAGGAGATGGTGCTGCTGTACATAGAGGAGGCTCGGCGCTTTGTGAATTCTCAGTGTGCTGGTCTGGAGCCATGGCAGATCATTGCGACCACTTTGCTGTCCACGCTCGGTGCCGTGTGGCTAAAGGGCTTCCTTTTTCAACAAGATA GCCTGACGTCAAGAGCAAAGAAACAATTCTTTAAAATCATCAGAAAAATCCCATTTGTCGGAGCAACA ATTCAGAATCAGCTCAACAAAGCATTGGATGACATGTCAGTGAGTCTGTGCACACTGAAGGAAGGCATGAGCTACACCAAACTCCTTCCGGCACAAGGCCTCACCCAAAAACAGCTCCTTGACAAGATCAGGGAGTATGAGACATTGA GTGAGGTAGACTGGGCAAAAGGCAAGGTGTCAGGTGCAGTCTACTGGGGGGATGAGAAGCTCACAGATCTCCTGGTGAAG GTGTATGGTGATTTTGCCTGGTCCAACCCCCTTCACCCAGACCTGTTCCCTGGGGTTAGGAAGATGGAGGCCGAAGTGGTGCGGATGGCGTGTGCTCTATTTAATGGAGGGCCAGACTCCTGTGGCACA GTTACTTCAGGTGGAACAGAAAGCATCCTGATGGCGTGCAAGGCATACAGAGACATGGCTCATGAACGTGGCATCAAACACCCAGAGAT CATTGCTCCAGTGAGCGTCCATGCGGCCTTCGACAAAGCTGCACATTACTTTGGGATGAAGCTCATTCACATACCTCTGGACAAGAAGACCATGAAAGTTGATGTGAAG GCCATGAGGAGGGCCATCTCTAGAAACACAGCAATGCTGGTGTGTTCAGCTCCTCAGTTCCCCCATGGAATTATAGACCCTGTAGGAGAAGTGGCGAAG cttgctGTAAAATACAGCATCCCATTCCATGTGGATGCATGCTTGGGTGGGTTCCTGATAGTTTTTATGGAAAAAGCAGGTTTCAAACTTGATCCTTTTGATTTCCGCGTCAAAGGCGTGACCAGTATCTCAGCTGATACACATAAG TATGGTTATGCTCCCAAAGGCTCCTCAGTGGTGCTCTACAGTGACAGGAAATATCGCCACTACCAGTATTTCGTAGCGCCAGATTGGCAGGGAGGAATTTACGCGTCTCCATCCATGGCTGGCTCTCGGCCTGGAGGCATAATTGCAGCCTGTTGGGCTACTATGATGCACATGGGTGAGAACGGATACATTGAGGCCACCAAGAAAGTCATTGAGACAGCCCGCAAAATCAAAGCAGG AATCCGTGAAGTAGATGGGGTGTTTGTATTCGGGGATCCAGAGGTGTCTGTCGTGGCATTAGGTTCCAGTGTTTTTGATATCTTTCGCTTATCTAATGCACTGACTTCAAAGGGCTGGAATCTCAACACTCTGCAGTTCCCATCTAG CATTCATATTTGTGTCACAATGCTACACACAAAGCCTGGAGTAGCAGAGCAGTTTGTCAGTGATGTGAAGAGAGAAGTAGCCATTATCATGAAGAATCCTAAAGAGAAGACCACGGGAATG GGAGCGATCTATGGCATGGCCCAGTCCATTCCTGACCGATCGATGGTAACCGAGGTCTCACAGGGCTTTTTGGACTGCCTCTATAGCACTGAGGTGCCCAAGATACAGAACAAGCACCACAAAAACCATAAGAACCACATGAATGGCAACTCCAAAGTGCACTAA
- the neurog3 gene encoding neurogenin-3, protein MTPRSTCASGGRNRTFKSNWSSALDLKSGSTDITKGQQIKYSTEYELGNIDSATKECSSTFSEENARNKRMKKDMPVKAARRQRGNRRVKANDRERHRMHKLNSALDTLRSVLPTFPDDAKLTKIETLRFAHNYIWALSETLRIADHVRQISNHARDQENLTVPSACLDARYSASSTCASKWHSTNSSSNWQETQGYYTDLLLEEFNCNFQDNLTF, encoded by the coding sequence ATGACTCCAAGATCCACGTGCGCTTCGGGAGGAAGGAATAGGACCTTTAAATCTAACTGGAGTTCGGCATTAGATCTCAAGTCTGGATCCACAGACATTACCAAAGGTCAACAAATCAAATACAGCACAGAATATGAGCTTGGCAACATAGACTCAGCGACTAAAGAATGCTCATCTACCTTCAGCGAAGAGAACGcaagaaataaaagaatgaaGAAAGATATGCCAGTTAAAGCAGCAAGGAGACAACGTGGGAATCGCAGAGTTAAGGCAAACGATAGAGAAAGGCACCGCATGCATAAGCTGAACTCCGCTCTGGATACTTTGAGAAGCGTGCTTCCAACTTTTCCCGATGACGCGAAACTGACTAAAATCGAGACTTTGAGATTCGCGCACAATTACATTTGGGCATTGTCAGAAACATTGAGAATTGCAGACCATGTTCGGCAAATTTCAAATCACGCTCGGGACCAGGAGAACCTCACGGTGCCAAGCGCTTGCTTGGATGCGCGTTATAGCGCGTCAAGCACATGCGCGTCCAAGTGGCACTCCACAAACTCATCATCAAATTGGCAAGAAACCCAAGGCTACTACACTGATTTGTTGCTAGAGGAATTTAATTGCAATTTTCAGGACAATCTGACATTTTGA
- the pdlim1 gene encoding PDZ and LIM domain protein 1, with amino-acid sequence MPVRVVLQGPGPWGFRLVGGKDFEQPLTISRVTPGSKAAQADLCMGDMILAIDGESTDGMTHLEAQNKIKACVEEMVLSIDRSESKMWSPLVTEEGKTNPYKMKLANTETQEVKHIGSAHNRSAMPFNSGSPRVVTNLYNNPAGLYSSENIKTFNSAVDDVQTSAVSNEASRNSDPCKPGQPKPALPADSEVYKMLQENQESNEPPRQSASFKVLQEILETGDADKPSGFRSVKPPTTKIGASVGNPEKLSQCDKCGSGIVGMIVKVRDKFRHPECYVCTDCGINLKQKGHFFVEDKIYCEKHARERVTPPEGYDVVTVFPK; translated from the exons ATGCCTGTACGGGTTGTTTTACAAGGCCCTGGACCGTGGGGATTCCGTCTGGTTGGAGGGAAAGATTTCGAGCAGCCTCTTACAATCTCGAGG GTGACCCCAGGAAGTAAAGCGGCTCAGGCTGACCTTTGCATGGGGGACATGATCCTGGCCATAGATGGAGAGTCAACAGACGGCATGACTCACCTGGAAGCACAGAATAAAATCAAAGCCTGCGTGGAGGAAATGGTGCTTTCCATTGACAG ATCAGAGTCAAAAATGTGGTCCCCACTGGTCACTGAAGAAGGAAAGACCAATCCATACAAGATGAAACtggcaaatacagaaacacag GAGGTGAAACATATAGGCTCTGCTCATAACAGGAGTGCTATGCCATTCAATTCTGGCAGTCCCAGGGTGGTCACTAACCTGTACAATAACCCCGCTGGCCTGTATTCCTCTGAGAACATAAAGACTTTCAACAGTGCAGTGGATGATGTCCAGACTTCTGCTGTCTCCAATGAAGCCAGCAGGAA CTCAGATCCCTGTAAACCTGGTCAGCCAAAGCCTGCATTACCTGCAGACTCTGAGGTGTACAAAATGCTGCAGGAGAATCAAGAATCCAATGAGCCTCCTCGCCAATCTGCCTCTTTTAAAGTTCTGCAGGAGATCCTGGAAACTG GTGATGCAGATAAACCCTCTGGCTTCAGAAGTGTCAAGCCCCCCACCACAAAAATTGGAGCCTCAGTTGGGAATCCTGAAAAGCTCTCTCAATGTGACAAATGCGGTTCAGGGATTGT AGGAATGATTGTCAAAGTTCGAGATAAGTTTCGCCACCCAGAGTGCTACGTTTGCACAGACTGCGGGATCAATCTTAAGCAGAAAGGACACTTTTTTGTTGAAGACAAGATTTACTGCGAGAAACACGCACGTGAACGCGTCACTCCTCCAGAGGGTTATGACGTTGTGACTGTTTTTCCAAAGTAG